In Daphnia pulicaria isolate SC F1-1A chromosome 9, SC_F0-13Bv2, whole genome shotgun sequence, the genomic stretch GGCCATCGACCTGTGGCCACGTATAGAGACGCTCAGCATAAAGAAAAGTCCATTCGTCCGCATCCGAATAAAGTcttgtgtctttttcttttcttttaaaaaatgaaatacccGGGCGGCCGCTCGCTACACACGTCAAATGCTAAGCAGCCAAAGAGCCGTGACCGGTTGGCATTGCGCAAGTGCCGAGTCACGCGCATCCCCCAAAAGCCCCAAACGACATCACCACACCACCACCGCCCCATCgccattaaaaaagaaattgaaaatgtttcatcgGCCCAACAATCAActttcttgtttaatttttcttctatctCTTGAATAATAAATGCGCCAAATAAAATTGCTGCCATTGGCCGAGTATATTTCCAGAAGGggttatcattattattacaaccATCATAATAAcagtagaaagaagaaatgcaattgttttcaattaaattgaatGGTATCAACAGCGCCATCGGCTGTTGATGATGAAGGGATTGCCGGAATAGTTTCGGCTGCTGCCGTCTTGTCGTCTTTGTTTCCTTCACGATAGCCAAGGCCATGATGCCCATAAAATCCACCGCCAccactgttgctgctgctgctgtacgtTTGCTGGTACGTACTGCTGTAATGGTTGGTGTTGTAGCCGTAGTTGTGGCCGCCGTAACCGTAACTCGTCGCTGGATAGTAATAAGCGGCGACTGGCTGAGACTGGACGTAGTACTGCTTTTGCGGGTAGTAATTATTATAAGCTCCTCCGCCGTAGTAGTTGTTGCCATAGTAACTGGGGTAGTAAGCAGAGGAAGCGTGGGCATAGCCGTAGCCGTAGCTGTAGGGACGCTTCCAGTGATGGCGAAGGTCGACCGTTTCACCTTCACCAGTTGAGGTGCTGGCCGGTGCATCGCTGCTGGGAGAAGAGTCGCCGAACGAAATGGAAGGTTCTTCTTGAGTCATGACGACGGCAGCCATGAACGAAACGACGGCTATCAACTGCGAGCGACACatgaattattcaattttattcagaTGGGACGACGACACAAAAGAGATATGAGAGAGATTAGATGGGAAGAAACTTACCGGCAGTAAGGAATTCATTTTGGCTGC encodes the following:
- the LOC124313345 gene encoding uncharacterized protein LOC124313345 codes for the protein MWRHKWTAVGTLPESVCCLAPSSSFGISLAAKMNSLLPLIAVVSFMAAVVMTQEEPSISFGDSSPSSDAPASTSTGEGETVDLRHHWKRPYSYGYGYAHASSAYYPSYYGNNYYGGGAYNNYYPQKQYYVQSQPVAAYYYPATSYGYGGHNYGYNTNHYSSTYQQTYSSSSNSGGGGFYGHHGLGYREGNKDDKTAAAETIPAIPSSSTADGAVDTIQFN